In the genome of Amaranthus tricolor cultivar Red isolate AtriRed21 chromosome 15, ASM2621246v1, whole genome shotgun sequence, one region contains:
- the LOC130801527 gene encoding myb-related protein 306-like has product MGRPPCCDKEGVKKGPWTPEEDILLVSYIQEHGPGNWRAVPTNTGLLRCSKSCRLRWTNYLRPGIKRGNFTDQEEKMIIHLQALLGNRWAAIASYLPQRTDNDIKNYWNTHLKKKLKKNQSDQQNSRSENGFISSPSSPENYSSSSRGQWERRLQTDIHMAKQALCDALSSMDEKPYSKLPDLKKNNTQKSNLLVSNHTKQGQSNASSIYASSTENIARLLQSWTKKSYKSQQSEEYNHTKLMEIDYENEEKPKIMYENDQFSNNEEAFHSLFGTMDTSDQSPYSDFSQGVSPETSFFEQESKPLADGGRGGLSVLEKWLFDDCSMQHCGAQTHVQDLIDMPLQEAADFV; this is encoded by the exons atgggaaGACCTCCTTGCTGTGATAAAGAAGGTGTTAAGAAAGGACCATGGACTCCTGAAGAAGATATCTTATTAGTTTCTTATATCCAAGAACATGGCCCTGGTAATTGGAGAGCTGTTCCTACTAATACTg gGTTGCTTAGATGCAGCAAGAGTTGCAGGCTTAGATGGACTAATTATCTAAGGCCTGGGATCAAAAGAGGCAATTTTACTGACCAAGAGGAAAAGATGATTATACACCTGCAAGCTCTTTTAGGCAACAG ATGGGCAGCAATAGCATCATATCTTCCACAAAGAACTGACAACGATATCAAGAATTATTGGAACACACATCTAAAAAAGAAACTGAAGAAAAACCAATCAGATCAACAAAACTCAAGATCTGAAAATGGGTTTATATCATCACCATCTTCTCCTGAAAACTACAGTTCAAGCAGTAGAGGTCAATGGGAAAGAAGGCTTCAAACTGATATTCATATGGCCAAACAAGCTTTATGTGATGCCCTTTCATCTATGGATGAAAAACCCTACTCAAAATTACCCGACTTGAAAAAAAACAACACCCAAAAATCCAATTTATTGGTTTCAAATCATACCAAACAAGGCCAATCTAATGCATCATCTATTTATGCATCAAGTACTGAGAATATTGCACGTTTACTCCAAAGTTGGACTAAGAAATCCTATAAAAGTCAGCAATCTGAGGAATATAATCATACGAAATTGATGGAAATTGAttatgaaaatgaagaaaaaccCAAAATTATGTatgaaaatgatcaattttcGAACAATGAGGAAGCATTTCATTCATTGTTTGGGACTATGGACACTAGTGATCAGTCTCCATACTCGGATTTCTCGCAAGGGGTGTCACCGGAGACTAGTTTCTTCGAGCAAGAGAGTAAGCCTTTGGCCGATGGTGGTCGAGGAGGTTTGTCTGTGCTCGAGAAATGGTTGTTTGATGATTGTTCGATGCAACATTGTGGTGCACAAACTCATGTTCAAGACCTTATTGATATGCCCTTACAAGAAGCTGCTGATTTTGTATGA